A DNA window from Microcystis aeruginosa NIES-843 contains the following coding sequences:
- the mrdA gene encoding penicillin-binding protein 2 produces the protein MRNSGLLSKTKVKLKPKKPLTSPTRPAPNKLQNKIKDKERLVGRQRQSWLIMGLISIVLLGGVGSRLAYLQLQQGQINRERAENNRIRIIPKPPVRGNLFDRNGKVLATARLTHAAYIWPKSQRNPAQKLNLDRLASILGIPRSDLEKRINEADENPSTLIRIARGLTPGQIIALEEYKDELTGIEVDVESVRYYPNGKIGAHILGYTGELTPEEYKAKRPQGYRLGDVVGKMGVEAAYESKLRGEWGGMQLEVNGSGQVIQILGQKIAKPGQDVTLTLDLKLQKAAEAALGKRKGAIVAIDPRDGSVRAMVSYPSFDPNVFSAPITTATWKKLQAEGNPFVNRALQGFPPASTFKVVTATAGMESGKFPPNTVLNTFAALYVGGTAFGEWNHAGFGPIGFVRAMAMSSNTFHGQIGRGVGGPTLIATARRYGFGQKTGIELAEETPGLIADRDWKLRNFKNWDWSVGDTINMSIGQGFTLATPLQVAVMFAVPANGGFLVKPHLLQDARDVKEWRKSLNMKPSTLDTLRKSLRAVVAEGTGRALSDPALPPVAGKSGTAEAPPGKSHAWFGAFAPFDKPEIVVVAFAEHSGGGGGKVAAPMVRQVMEAYFNVKPKEEKPRPKP, from the coding sequence ATGCGTAATAGCGGACTCCTATCAAAAACCAAAGTCAAACTGAAACCGAAAAAACCGCTCACCTCGCCGACGCGGCCAGCGCCGAATAAATTACAGAATAAAATCAAAGATAAGGAGCGTCTAGTCGGTCGTCAGCGTCAGTCATGGCTAATTATGGGATTAATTAGCATTGTCCTGCTAGGAGGAGTCGGCTCACGATTGGCATATTTACAACTGCAGCAAGGACAAATTAACCGAGAAAGGGCAGAAAATAACCGGATTCGCATTATTCCCAAACCCCCAGTCCGGGGCAACTTATTCGATCGCAATGGCAAAGTTTTGGCTACGGCCCGCTTAACCCATGCGGCCTATATTTGGCCCAAATCCCAGCGTAATCCCGCCCAAAAACTCAATCTTGACCGTTTAGCCAGTATTTTAGGCATTCCCAGAAGCGACCTAGAAAAACGCATTAACGAAGCGGACGAAAACCCCTCCACCCTGATCCGCATCGCTAGGGGTTTAACTCCAGGCCAAATTATCGCCCTAGAGGAATACAAAGACGAATTAACCGGCATTGAAGTGGACGTGGAATCAGTGCGCTACTACCCCAATGGTAAAATTGGGGCGCATATTCTCGGTTATACGGGGGAACTAACCCCGGAGGAATATAAAGCCAAAAGACCCCAGGGCTACCGGTTGGGAGATGTCGTCGGTAAAATGGGTGTGGAAGCCGCCTACGAGTCAAAATTGCGGGGAGAATGGGGAGGAATGCAGTTAGAGGTCAACGGATCGGGACAAGTAATCCAAATTCTCGGCCAAAAAATTGCTAAACCGGGGCAAGATGTCACCCTGACACTAGATTTAAAACTCCAAAAAGCCGCCGAGGCCGCTTTAGGAAAACGCAAAGGTGCGATCGTGGCAATCGATCCCCGGGATGGTTCCGTGCGGGCCATGGTCAGTTATCCTAGTTTTGATCCCAATGTTTTCTCGGCCCCAATTACCACCGCCACTTGGAAAAAACTGCAAGCGGAGGGCAACCCGTTTGTTAACCGCGCTCTCCAAGGATTCCCCCCCGCTTCCACCTTTAAAGTCGTCACTGCCACTGCTGGCATGGAATCGGGGAAATTTCCGCCAAATACGGTCTTAAATACCTTTGCCGCCCTTTATGTGGGGGGGACAGCTTTTGGAGAATGGAATCACGCCGGTTTTGGTCCGATCGGTTTTGTCCGGGCTATGGCCATGAGTAGTAACACTTTTCACGGTCAAATTGGTCGCGGGGTGGGGGGACCGACTTTAATTGCCACGGCTCGGCGCTACGGTTTCGGTCAGAAAACCGGGATAGAATTAGCGGAAGAAACTCCGGGGTTAATTGCCGATCGCGATTGGAAACTGCGTAATTTTAAAAACTGGGATTGGTCTGTAGGGGATACGATTAATATGTCGATCGGTCAAGGATTTACCCTAGCGACTCCCCTACAGGTAGCTGTGATGTTTGCTGTCCCCGCTAACGGTGGTTTTTTGGTGAAACCGCACCTTTTACAGGATGCCCGCGATGTTAAGGAATGGCGAAAATCTTTGAACATGAAACCTAGCACCCTAGACACCCTGAGAAAGTCCCTGAGAGCCGTGGTAGCGGAAGGAACGGGGCGGGCCCTATCGGACCCCGCTTTACCGCCTGTAGCGGGCAAAAGCGGCACGGCAGAAGCACCTCCCGGAAAGTCCCACGCTTGGTTTGGAGCTTTCGCACCCTTCGACAAGCCCGAAATTGTCGTGGTCGCCTTTGCGGAACATTCTGGCGGTGGTGGTGGTAAAGTGGCCGCACCTATGGTACGTCAGGTAATGGAGGCTTATTTTAATGTCAAGCCGAAAGAAGAAAAACCCCGGCCGAAGCCTTAG
- a CDS encoding S-(hydroxymethyl)glutathione dehydrogenase/class III alcohol dehydrogenase: MDVRAAVALEAGKPLTIETVQLAPPQAGEVLVEIKATGVCHTDAYTLSGADPEGLFPSILGHEGAGIVVEVGKGVTSLKVGDHVIPLYIPECRQCEYCLSFKTNLCQAIRLTQGRGVMPDGTSRFSLDGQPLYHYMGTSTFANYTVLPEISLAKIRPDAPFEKVCYIGCGVTTGIGAVINTAKVEPGAKVVVFGLGGIGLNVIQGARLVGADMIVGVDINPQKQALATKFGMTHFVNPQEIEGDLVAYLVDLTKGGADYSFECIGNVQIMRQALECCHKGWGVATIIGVAGAGQEISTRPFQLVTGRVWKGTAFGGARGRTDVPKIVDWYMDGKINIDDLITHVLPLARINEAFDLMRQGDSIRSVITF, translated from the coding sequence ATGGATGTTCGAGCGGCAGTTGCCCTAGAAGCAGGAAAACCCCTAACTATTGAAACGGTACAATTAGCACCACCGCAAGCGGGGGAAGTGTTAGTAGAAATCAAAGCCACGGGAGTTTGTCACACCGATGCCTATACTCTCTCTGGGGCCGATCCTGAAGGCTTATTTCCCTCAATTTTAGGCCATGAGGGGGCAGGAATCGTGGTAGAAGTGGGAAAAGGTGTCACTAGCCTAAAAGTGGGGGATCATGTTATTCCCCTATACATTCCCGAATGTCGTCAGTGCGAATACTGTCTCAGCTTTAAAACCAATCTCTGTCAAGCGATTCGTCTTACCCAAGGTCGGGGAGTAATGCCGGATGGAACCAGTCGTTTTTCCCTCGATGGTCAGCCTCTTTATCACTACATGGGAACCTCGACTTTTGCTAACTATACCGTACTGCCGGAGATTTCCCTAGCCAAGATTCGCCCGGATGCTCCCTTTGAAAAAGTCTGTTATATCGGCTGCGGAGTCACTACAGGTATCGGTGCGGTGATTAATACCGCTAAAGTGGAACCGGGGGCAAAAGTGGTGGTTTTTGGTCTGGGAGGTATCGGTTTAAATGTTATTCAAGGGGCCCGCTTAGTGGGGGCCGATATGATTGTCGGGGTCGATATCAATCCCCAGAAACAAGCTTTAGCGACCAAATTCGGGATGACTCATTTTGTTAATCCCCAAGAAATCGAGGGGGATTTAGTGGCCTATCTGGTGGATTTAACTAAAGGTGGGGCCGATTATAGTTTTGAGTGTATCGGCAATGTCCAGATTATGCGTCAAGCTTTGGAATGTTGCCATAAGGGTTGGGGTGTTGCCACTATTATCGGTGTAGCCGGGGCCGGCCAAGAAATTAGTACCCGTCCTTTTCAATTAGTCACCGGACGGGTCTGGAAAGGTACGGCTTTTGGTGGAGCGAGAGGTCGTACAGATGTACCAAAAATAGTCGATTGGTACATGGACGGCAAGATTAACATCGATGATTTAATCACCCATGTTCTACCCCTGGCAAGAATTAACGAGGCCTTTGACCTGATGCGCCAAGGGGATTCTATCCGCAGTGTGATTACATTTTGA